In one Candidatus Hydrogenedentota bacterium genomic region, the following are encoded:
- a CDS encoding glycoside hydrolase family 2 TIM barrel-domain containing protein, with protein sequence MAMIAFCAGAIALVVAMAWPRKVWGDAMPNDWENPRILQRNREPSHASLIPFPDAEAALNAPDASPWRLPLGGDWKFNCVMKPEEAPTDFHLPETDLTGWDTIEVPGNWQMQGYDQTFYMNIANMCEPAEPPFTNHEYNPVGSYRRTFTLPETWKGMQVFLHFAGVQSAFYVWLNGREVGYSQGSMMPSEFNVTSYLVEGENVLAVRVYRWCDGSYIEDQDMWRMSGIHREPFLFAVPPVHIRDVRVRTTVDISRRNATLEIAADLRNYTEETAQGLRLAWELRDASGLVAAAKTMTDGVALGGKASLMLSDIAMVSGARCWSAEDPYLYTLVVTLADASGAVREAQRCRVGFRQVELKDDRLCVNGQPIWIKGVNRHEFDPDRGKAVTRESMIQDILLMKRFNLNAVRTSHYTNDPMWLDLCDEYGLYVLDEADLESHHYWDRFTKDPEWHDAFVERAERMVERDKNHPCVIAWSLGNESGYGPNHDAMTDWIRAHDPTRPVHYNPTREPRCTDIVSPMYPSIEDLIGAGADPDDHRPVIMCEYAHSMGNSTGNLREYWVAIETHKRLQGGFIWDWVDQSIRVRSIATTPDSIRPERTVAVVARQVEGRSGKAIADGYAAVAPDPALDITGDKLTLEAWVRPEKSNYTNPFITKSSLQYFLRQKNNDTIEFGISDNALIVAAAKTPADWFGEWHHVAGVYNGKELRLYVDGKRLARTRHQGTIDHASCAVFIGRDPRQRHSLRGAIDRARIYNRALGPKELGAETPAKGAVLSLDFNAFEEKPTEWFAYGGDFGEMPTDGIFCCDGLIASNRTPHPALWEYKKILEPVRVALVDAAKREVEIENRNHFVSLAYLDAAWELRADDRVIQTGVLPRLDTAPCAKTRVTVPCHGFMPEPGVTYWLVLRFTLAEDQAWAVKGHEVAWAQFELPDKAPAVQFGLDELPALISVGTRKEIAITGQGFKLRFDAKLGTLASWHHRGVELLEAGPRFEPWRAPTDNDELSDMGRIWRKAGLHALVHEVEGIELQKADPGKAVVTARVVSRAVKGEAVFRQVYTYTILGSGDVLFDCSVTPEGDIPHVPKLGFAWRLPAAFDTFTWYGRGPHETYPDRELGAMIGIYREKVRVENMPYVMPQDYGNKTGVRWAALTNGQGIGIAVFGRPEFQAGAHPFDTRTLEESQQTFTLEAKPYIVLHTDFAVCGLGNGSCGPGTLPKYLVHPRPAAYRLRIRPFGPGESPDHWARTTPFA encoded by the coding sequence ATGGCGATGATTGCGTTTTGCGCGGGAGCGATTGCATTGGTTGTTGCGATGGCATGGCCCCGAAAGGTTTGGGGCGATGCGATGCCGAACGACTGGGAAAATCCGCGGATTCTGCAGCGCAATCGCGAGCCGTCGCATGCGTCGCTGATCCCATTCCCGGACGCGGAAGCCGCCTTGAATGCCCCGGACGCCTCGCCGTGGCGTCTGCCGCTGGGCGGCGACTGGAAATTCAACTGCGTGATGAAGCCGGAAGAAGCCCCGACGGATTTTCATCTTCCCGAAACGGATCTGACGGGCTGGGATACAATCGAAGTTCCCGGCAACTGGCAGATGCAGGGTTACGATCAAACCTTCTACATGAACATCGCGAACATGTGCGAACCCGCCGAACCTCCCTTCACGAATCACGAGTACAACCCCGTCGGATCGTACCGCCGCACATTCACGCTTCCCGAAACGTGGAAGGGCATGCAGGTGTTTCTGCATTTCGCGGGCGTCCAGTCGGCTTTCTATGTATGGCTGAACGGCCGTGAAGTGGGCTACAGCCAAGGCAGCATGATGCCGTCGGAATTCAATGTCACGTCGTATCTCGTTGAAGGCGAAAACGTGCTCGCGGTGCGCGTCTACCGGTGGTGCGACGGCAGTTACATCGAGGATCAGGACATGTGGCGCATGAGCGGCATCCACCGCGAGCCGTTCCTGTTCGCCGTGCCGCCGGTCCATATCCGCGATGTGCGCGTGCGCACGACGGTTGACATTTCGCGCCGGAACGCCACGCTCGAAATCGCCGCGGATCTTCGCAACTATACCGAGGAAACCGCACAAGGCCTGCGCCTCGCGTGGGAATTGCGCGACGCATCGGGGTTGGTCGCCGCCGCCAAGACCATGACGGACGGCGTCGCCTTGGGCGGCAAGGCCTCTTTGATGCTTTCCGACATTGCGATGGTAAGCGGCGCGCGGTGCTGGTCGGCGGAAGATCCGTATCTATACACGCTCGTCGTCACGCTGGCGGATGCAAGCGGCGCCGTCCGCGAGGCGCAGCGCTGCCGGGTCGGGTTCCGGCAGGTCGAGTTGAAGGACGATCGTCTGTGCGTCAACGGGCAACCCATTTGGATCAAAGGCGTCAACCGCCACGAGTTCGACCCGGATCGCGGCAAGGCCGTCACGCGCGAAAGCATGATCCAGGACATCCTGTTGATGAAACGGTTCAATCTCAACGCGGTGCGCACATCGCATTACACGAACGATCCGATGTGGCTCGATTTGTGCGACGAGTACGGCCTTTACGTGCTCGACGAGGCCGATCTCGAATCGCACCATTACTGGGACCGTTTCACGAAAGACCCCGAATGGCATGACGCCTTCGTCGAACGGGCCGAACGCATGGTCGAACGCGACAAGAACCATCCGTGCGTCATTGCATGGTCGCTCGGCAATGAGTCGGGCTATGGCCCGAACCACGACGCCATGACGGACTGGATCCGCGCGCACGATCCGACGCGGCCCGTCCACTACAATCCGACGCGCGAGCCGCGCTGCACGGATATCGTCTCGCCGATGTATCCAAGCATCGAGGACCTGATTGGCGCGGGCGCGGACCCGGACGATCACCGCCCCGTCATCATGTGCGAATACGCGCATTCGATGGGCAACAGCACCGGCAATCTGCGCGAATACTGGGTCGCCATCGAAACCCACAAGCGGCTCCAGGGCGGCTTCATCTGGGACTGGGTGGACCAGAGCATCCGCGTTCGTTCGATCGCAACCACGCCCGATTCCATCAGGCCGGAACGCACAGTCGCCGTCGTCGCCAGGCAGGTTGAGGGACGATCAGGCAAGGCCATCGCGGACGGTTACGCGGCGGTCGCGCCCGATCCGGCCCTCGACATCACCGGCGACAAACTGACGCTCGAAGCGTGGGTCCGCCCCGAAAAAAGCAACTACACAAATCCCTTCATCACGAAGAGCAGCCTTCAATACTTCCTCCGACAAAAGAACAACGACACCATCGAATTCGGTATTTCCGACAACGCGCTGATCGTGGCCGCAGCCAAGACGCCCGCCGATTGGTTCGGCGAATGGCATCATGTAGCGGGCGTGTACAACGGCAAGGAATTGCGTTTGTACGTAGACGGCAAGCGTCTTGCGCGCACCCGGCATCAAGGCACGATAGACCACGCGTCGTGCGCGGTATTCATCGGACGCGATCCGCGCCAACGGCATTCATTGCGCGGCGCGATAGACCGCGCGCGGATTTACAACCGCGCCCTCGGCCCGAAAGAACTCGGCGCGGAAACACCCGCGAAAGGCGCGGTCCTGTCGCTCGACTTCAACGCTTTTGAGGAAAAACCGACCGAGTGGTTCGCGTACGGCGGCGATTTCGGCGAAATGCCGACCGACGGCATCTTCTGCTGCGATGGGTTGATTGCATCAAACCGCACGCCGCACCCGGCCCTTTGGGAGTACAAGAAGATCCTCGAACCCGTCCGGGTCGCGCTGGTGGACGCCGCAAAACGCGAAGTCGAGATTGAAAACCGAAACCATTTCGTTTCGCTGGCGTATCTCGACGCGGCGTGGGAATTGCGCGCGGACGACCGCGTCATCCAGACGGGTGTTCTGCCGCGTCTCGACACCGCGCCGTGCGCGAAAACACGCGTAACCGTGCCGTGCCATGGATTCATGCCGGAACCGGGCGTCACGTATTGGCTCGTGCTTCGGTTCACGCTTGCGGAGGATCAGGCATGGGCCGTGAAAGGGCATGAAGTCGCATGGGCGCAATTCGAACTGCCCGACAAGGCGCCGGCCGTGCAATTCGGCCTCGACGAACTGCCGGCGTTGATATCCGTAGGCACGCGAAAAGAGATCGCGATTACGGGGCAGGGCTTCAAACTGAGATTCGACGCCAAACTCGGCACACTCGCATCGTGGCATCATCGCGGTGTGGAGTTGCTGGAAGCCGGACCGCGATTCGAGCCATGGCGTGCCCCGACGGATAACGACGAGTTGTCCGACATGGGCCGCATCTGGCGCAAGGCGGGACTCCATGCGCTTGTACATGAAGTCGAGGGGATTGAATTGCAAAAGGCCGATCCAGGCAAAGCCGTCGTGACGGCCCGCGTCGTCTCGCGCGCAGTCAAGGGCGAAGCCGTGTTCAGGCAGGTGTACACCTATACGATCCTCGGATCCGGCGACGTTCTTTTCGATTGTTCCGTAACGCCGGAAGGCGACATTCCGCACGTGCCGAAACTAGGATTCGCATGGCGGCTGCCCGCCGCGTTCGACACGTTCACATGGTACGGCCGCGGTCCGCACGAAACCTATCCCGACCGTGAACTCGGCGCGATGATCGGCATCTATCGCGAAAAGGTCCGCGTTGAAAACATGCCCTACGTCATGCCGCAGGATTACGGCAACAAGACCGGTGTCCGATGGGCCGCATTGACCAACGGACAAGGGATCGGGATCGCCGTGTTTGGACGCCCGGAGTTTCAGGCCGGCGCGCATCCTTTCGACACGCGAACCCTGGAGGAATCGCAGCAGACATTCACGCTCGAAGCGAAGCCGTACATCGTGCTGCACACCGATTTCGCGGTTTGCGGACTCGGCAACGGCAGTTGCGGACCCGGCACGCTCCCGAAATATCTCGTCCATCCGCGACCCGCCGCCTACCGCCTGCGGATCCGCCCCTTCGGACCCGGGGAATCGCCGGACCATTGGGCCCGCACGACGCCCTTCGCATAG
- a CDS encoding helix-hairpin-helix domain-containing protein, with amino-acid sequence MQGRFLTRTEQALLLVVAVSAAIGGIALYHYNHSVKTETPRVETVSKPEPKPVETESAADTPPVSGFMPEPKPPADESPDPVVEIAVSVMGAVNMPGVYRLRRDARVQDAIAAAGGATGEADAGDLNLAALLIDGSTLIVPARASSQLEGGRLTARGGATAAELNPPQYTVSGWATAPSAPTLSGADPEPRPAVKREPAPTNPETAKSGPIDLNTAGANELESLPGIGPKLAAEIIAYRTRTPFASVEELTNVPGIGDGKLNAVRGRVSVRGTGTAPASRSDGETVKNKDRAPSKSAPSP; translated from the coding sequence ATGCAGGGCAGATTTCTGACGCGGACGGAACAGGCGCTGCTGCTGGTCGTGGCGGTATCCGCGGCCATCGGCGGCATAGCGCTCTACCATTACAATCATTCCGTCAAAACGGAAACGCCGAGGGTGGAGACCGTTTCCAAACCCGAACCCAAGCCGGTTGAAACAGAATCCGCCGCCGACACGCCGCCCGTATCCGGTTTCATGCCCGAACCAAAACCACCCGCCGATGAATCGCCCGATCCCGTCGTGGAAATCGCCGTATCCGTTATGGGAGCCGTCAACATGCCCGGCGTGTACCGGCTGCGGCGCGATGCACGCGTCCAGGACGCCATCGCCGCCGCGGGCGGCGCAACCGGCGAGGCAGACGCCGGCGATTTGAACCTTGCCGCGTTGTTGATAGACGGTTCGACGCTGATCGTGCCCGCGCGGGCCTCTTCCCAACTGGAAGGAGGCCGCCTGACCGCCCGTGGCGGCGCGACGGCTGCCGAACTCAATCCGCCGCAATATACCGTTTCGGGCTGGGCCACCGCACCATCCGCCCCAACGTTATCCGGCGCGGATCCGGAACCCCGTCCCGCCGTAAAACGCGAACCGGCTCCAACGAATCCGGAAACGGCAAAAAGCGGGCCCATCGATCTGAATACAGCCGGCGCGAATGAACTCGAATCCCTGCCGGGGATCGGACCCAAACTCGCCGCCGAAATCATCGCCTACCGCACGCGAACCCCCTTCGCATCGGTCGAGGAACTGACCAATGTGCCGGGAATCGGCGATGGAAAACTCAACGCCGTGCGCGGTCGTGTAAGCGTTCGCGGCACGGGAACGGCGCCCGCTTCCCGTTCTGACGGTGAAACCGTCAAGAACAAGGATCGCGCGCCGTCGAAATCCGCTCCTTCCCCTTGA
- a CDS encoding isochorismatase family protein yields MMLERGNMLLCVIDLQDGLLPKIADAERVVGQAIRLIRFARLLEIPILWTEQYPKGLGRTTARVAAELSEYEPIEKVAFGCFGAAEFVEAVEAAERDQILVAGIETHVCVMQTVLEGLEMDYDIFIPRDAVGSRNPGDAEVALERMQVEGATVVTTEMAIFEILRAAGTPEFKKTLPLIKQITG; encoded by the coding sequence ATGATGCTGGAACGCGGGAACATGCTGCTGTGCGTCATTGATCTTCAGGACGGCCTGCTGCCGAAAATCGCAGACGCCGAACGCGTGGTGGGACAGGCCATCCGGTTGATCCGGTTTGCGCGGTTGCTCGAAATCCCGATTCTCTGGACGGAACAGTACCCGAAGGGATTGGGACGCACCACCGCGCGGGTGGCGGCTGAACTCAGCGAGTACGAGCCCATCGAAAAGGTGGCGTTCGGCTGTTTCGGCGCGGCGGAATTTGTCGAGGCCGTCGAAGCCGCGGAACGCGACCAAATCCTCGTGGCGGGCATTGAAACGCATGTGTGCGTGATGCAGACGGTGCTCGAGGGTCTCGAGATGGACTACGACATTTTCATCCCGCGCGACGCGGTCGGTTCGCGCAACCCCGGCGACGCCGAGGTGGCGCTCGAACGCATGCAGGTCGAAGGTGCGACGGTGGTGACCACGGAAATGGCCATTTTCGAGATTCTGCGCGCCGCGGGCACGCCGGAGTTCAAGAAAACGTTGCCGTTGATCAAGCAGATTACAGGCTGA
- a CDS encoding enoyl-CoA hydratase-related protein, producing MSDSLLFSLEGSIARIVFNRPDVFNALDGSLLRLLADRLMDVAIDPKVRAVILTGTGKAFCSGADLRMLISEPDKTESQLYVLAPVLHQSVIELRRMNKPAIAAINGVAAGAGLSLALACDFRVMAKSAVLKQAYTSWGLCMDGGSTYTLPRLIGLARTLEIAGMDAPITSEQALAWGLATKVTDDDRVLDEAMAMASALAERSLHAFGIVKQCLNDSFHTPLEMQLEREREAIALCGKHPDGQEGMTAFASKRKPVFRRE from the coding sequence ATGTCCGATTCGTTGTTGTTTAGCCTCGAGGGCAGTATTGCCCGCATCGTTTTCAACCGCCCCGACGTGTTCAACGCACTCGACGGTTCCCTACTGCGCCTTCTGGCGGATCGCCTGATGGACGTGGCAATCGATCCGAAAGTCCGCGCCGTCATCCTGACCGGCACGGGAAAGGCCTTCTGCAGCGGCGCGGACCTGCGGATGCTCATCTCGGAACCGGATAAAACCGAATCGCAACTCTACGTGCTGGCGCCGGTCCTGCACCAGAGCGTGATCGAACTTCGCCGCATGAACAAACCGGCGATCGCGGCCATCAACGGCGTCGCGGCGGGCGCGGGACTCTCGCTGGCGCTCGCGTGCGATTTCCGCGTGATGGCCAAATCGGCCGTGCTCAAACAGGCGTACACCTCGTGGGGCCTCTGCATGGACGGCGGCAGCACCTATACCCTGCCGCGCCTTATTGGCCTTGCGCGCACGCTCGAGATCGCCGGCATGGACGCGCCAATCACATCTGAACAGGCGCTCGCGTGGGGACTGGCGACCAAGGTGACGGACGACGATCGCGTGCTGGACGAGGCGATGGCCATGGCCTCCGCGCTCGCCGAACGATCGCTGCACGCGTTCGGCATCGTCAAACAATGCCTGAACGATTCGTTCCACACACCGCTCGAAATGCAACTCGAACGTGAACGCGAAGCCATCGCGCTATGCGGCAAGCATCCCGACGGACAGGAAGGCATGACCGCCTTCGCCTCGAAACGCAAACCCGTCTTCCGGCGCGAGTAG
- a CDS encoding DUF1080 domain-containing protein encodes MKNALRVGMLVGLCAAAMAADEDAGYVSLFNGKDLAGWVGDTRGYVVENGCIVCKPGGNLFTEKDYADFVFRFEFKLTPAANNGVGIRVPLGDGNPSYTGMEIQILDDRHPDYKDIQPWQAHGSVYGIVAAKRDHLKPCGEWNEEEIFVQGRRVKVTLNGTVIVDADLDKATENGTLDQKEHPGLKNKTGRIGFLGHGSVVEFRNLRIKDLGQSPASAPKP; translated from the coding sequence ATGAAAAACGCGCTGAGGGTTGGGATGCTGGTTGGTTTGTGCGCGGCCGCCATGGCCGCCGATGAGGACGCGGGATACGTCTCTTTGTTCAATGGAAAAGACTTGGCGGGCTGGGTCGGCGACACCCGGGGATATGTCGTCGAGAATGGCTGCATTGTCTGCAAGCCCGGCGGCAATTTGTTTACGGAGAAGGACTATGCGGATTTTGTGTTTCGTTTCGAGTTCAAACTTACGCCGGCCGCGAACAACGGCGTCGGGATTCGCGTACCCCTGGGCGATGGCAATCCCTCGTATACCGGCATGGAAATACAGATCCTCGATGATCGTCATCCCGACTATAAGGACATTCAGCCCTGGCAGGCGCATGGATCCGTCTACGGTATCGTCGCGGCCAAGCGCGACCATTTGAAGCCGTGCGGCGAATGGAACGAGGAGGAAATCTTTGTGCAGGGCCGCCGTGTGAAGGTAACGCTGAACGGGACGGTCATCGTGGACGCCGATCTCGACAAGGCCACCGAAAACGGCACGCTGGATCAGAAGGAACACCCCGGTCTCAAGAACAAAACGGGCCGTATCGGATTCCTTGGCCACGGCAGCGTGGTCGAATTCCGAAATCTGCGGATCAAGGATTTGGGCCAAAGCCCCGCGTCCGCCCCCAAACCGTAA
- a CDS encoding NAD-dependent epimerase/dehydratase family protein, which translates to MRVLITGSSGQIGTNLGLRLLDEGHFVFGVDIRPNTWTDRIPTLLQDLSTAYRNFNGGIGQANYPEDLDVVVHLAAHAKVHELVQQPDRALENITMTFNVLEFCRQNGNIPFIFSSSREVYGDIHRYITEESHADFAFTESPYSASKIAGEALVYSYAQCYGLRYLVFRFSNVYGRYDNDIERMERVIPLFIRRIAEGQPVTVFGEKKTLDFTYVDDCVDGIHRGIELLMSKRDANHTINLAYGQGSTLITLANYVGEALGVKPDLRIEDSRVGEVTHYVANIGKARALLGYNPRTPLREGIEKAVAWSREWSAAHDKQA; encoded by the coding sequence ATGCGTGTTCTGATTACGGGTTCAAGCGGACAGATAGGGACGAATCTCGGACTCCGGCTGCTCGATGAAGGGCATTTCGTGTTTGGCGTGGACATCCGTCCCAACACATGGACGGATCGCATTCCGACGCTGCTGCAAGACTTGAGCACGGCATACCGGAATTTCAACGGCGGCATCGGGCAGGCAAACTATCCGGAGGACCTCGACGTCGTGGTGCATCTGGCCGCGCATGCTAAGGTGCATGAACTGGTTCAACAGCCCGATCGCGCCCTCGAAAACATCACCATGACATTCAACGTGCTTGAATTCTGCCGGCAGAACGGGAATATCCCGTTCATTTTCAGCAGTTCGCGGGAAGTGTACGGCGATATCCACAGGTACATCACCGAGGAGTCGCACGCGGATTTCGCGTTCACGGAAAGCCCGTACTCGGCCAGCAAGATTGCCGGCGAGGCGCTGGTCTATTCGTATGCGCAATGCTACGGGCTGCGTTATCTCGTGTTCCGGTTCAGCAACGTCTACGGCCGTTACGACAACGATATCGAACGCATGGAACGCGTGATTCCGCTGTTTATCCGGCGCATAGCCGAGGGCCAGCCGGTCACGGTGTTCGGTGAAAAAAAGACGCTCGATTTCACCTATGTGGACGACTGCGTGGATGGCATTCACCGGGGCATCGAACTGCTCATGTCCAAGCGCGACGCGAACCACACCATCAATCTCGCCTACGGCCAAGGTTCGACGCTGATTACCCTGGCCAACTATGTTGGCGAGGCATTGGGCGTGAAACCCGATTTGCGCATCGAAGATTCGCGCGTCGGCGAAGTCACGCATTACGTGGCCAATATCGGCAAGGCCCGCGCCCTGCTCGGCTACAACCCACGAACCCCGCTGCGCGAGGGTATCGAAAAAGCCGTCGCATGGTCGAGGGAATGGAGCGCCGCGCACGACAAGCAGGCGTAG
- a CDS encoding DEAD/DEAH box helicase, translated as MNVAQVLDRLKRDPDFVNNLTEWRTEPARPARYAGFPEALNPKLIEALQRRGIHDLYTHQREAIEATLGGEDVCIVTPTASGKTLCYNVPVLNRLLENPEARALYLFPTKALSQDQVHELKHTIGDLEVQIGAYTFDGDTPASARKAIRSAGHIVVTNPDMLHTGILPHHTIWIKLFENLEFIVIDEIHHYRGVFGSHLANVLRRLKRICAFYRSNPRFICCSATINNPKEIAERIVERPIHLVDDNGAPCGERHFLFFNPPVVNAELGIRRSSVKEATRIAAQLLMKDIQSIVFARSRLNVEVLTTYLKEAVQRLGKSADLVSGYRGGYLPTERRAIEKGLREGKIMTVVSTNALELGIDIGSLDVCIMTGYPGNVASTWQQAGRAGRRSTVSLVVMVASSAPLDQYIVSHPDYFFGQPPESATVDPNNLIIVTSHIKCAAFELPFVDGESFGLDPASTTGILEYLAENRILRHVRDKWHWCADTYPAEDISLRTAAPGNVVILDQSDNGRVIGEIDLFNAPVEVYENAVYLHQTAQYTIERLDLDDRKAYARPIEVDYYTDAQIKVDLKVLDTFKHERLSRADKVSGELSVTWLPTMYKKIRFGTHENVGWGEIHLPETTMHTTGYWIEFPENAGEEAGLGEKALGESLHALANTLRQVAPVQVLCDLTDIRAHAMVRAPFSGRPAVYLYEGYPGGVGISDKLFTHHDRLLDAAISLLAECSCKEGCPSCVGTALEVGRHGKRGALKLAHLARGE; from the coding sequence ATGAACGTCGCGCAAGTCCTTGACCGTCTGAAACGGGATCCGGATTTCGTCAACAACCTGACCGAATGGCGCACGGAACCGGCGCGCCCGGCGCGGTACGCCGGATTCCCGGAAGCCCTGAACCCGAAACTGATCGAAGCGCTTCAGCGGCGCGGCATCCATGACCTGTACACGCATCAGCGGGAGGCCATCGAAGCGACGCTGGGGGGCGAAGATGTCTGCATTGTCACGCCGACGGCATCCGGAAAGACCCTTTGCTACAACGTGCCGGTCCTGAACCGCTTGCTGGAAAATCCCGAGGCGCGCGCGCTGTATCTGTTTCCGACCAAGGCGCTGTCGCAGGACCAGGTTCACGAACTGAAGCACACCATCGGGGATCTCGAGGTCCAAATCGGCGCGTACACGTTCGACGGCGACACGCCGGCGTCGGCCCGCAAGGCCATTCGCAGCGCGGGGCATATCGTCGTGACGAATCCCGACATGCTCCACACGGGGATTCTTCCCCACCATACCATCTGGATCAAACTTTTCGAGAACCTCGAATTCATCGTCATTGACGAAATACACCATTACCGCGGCGTGTTCGGCAGCCATCTCGCGAACGTGCTGCGCCGGCTCAAGCGCATCTGCGCGTTCTACCGGTCGAATCCGCGGTTCATCTGCTGCAGCGCGACCATCAACAACCCAAAGGAGATTGCCGAGCGTATCGTGGAACGGCCCATCCATCTTGTGGACGACAACGGCGCGCCCTGCGGCGAGCGCCATTTCCTGTTTTTCAATCCGCCGGTCGTCAACGCGGAACTGGGCATTCGCAGGTCGTCCGTCAAGGAGGCCACCCGCATCGCCGCGCAATTGCTCATGAAAGACATCCAGTCCATCGTGTTCGCGCGCAGCCGGCTGAACGTCGAGGTCCTCACCACCTATCTCAAGGAAGCCGTCCAGCGCCTCGGCAAAAGCGCCGATCTGGTCAGCGGCTACCGCGGCGGCTATTTGCCGACGGAGCGTCGGGCTATCGAAAAGGGTTTGCGCGAGGGCAAGATTATGACGGTCGTGAGCACGAATGCGCTCGAACTCGGTATTGACATCGGATCGCTCGACGTCTGCATCATGACGGGGTATCCCGGCAACGTCGCGAGCACGTGGCAGCAGGCCGGACGCGCGGGGCGCCGCTCGACGGTCTCGCTGGTGGTCATGGTGGCGTCGAGCGCGCCGCTCGACCAGTACATCGTGAGCCATCCCGATTATTTTTTCGGCCAGCCCCCGGAAAGCGCGACGGTGGATCCGAACAACCTCATCATCGTGACGAGCCACATCAAGTGCGCGGCCTTCGAGTTGCCCTTCGTGGACGGGGAATCCTTCGGCCTCGATCCGGCGTCAACGACCGGAATTCTCGAATATCTCGCCGAAAACCGCATCCTGCGCCACGTCAGGGACAAGTGGCACTGGTGCGCCGACACCTATCCCGCCGAGGATATCAGCCTGCGCACCGCCGCGCCCGGCAATGTCGTGATCCTCGACCAGTCCGACAATGGCCGGGTCATCGGTGAAATAGACCTGTTCAACGCGCCCGTGGAGGTTTATGAAAACGCGGTGTACCTTCACCAGACCGCCCAATACACGATCGAACGGCTCGATCTCGACGATCGCAAGGCTTATGCGCGGCCCATCGAAGTGGACTACTACACCGACGCGCAGATCAAGGTGGACCTCAAGGTGCTCGACACGTTCAAACACGAGCGACTGTCGAGGGCGGACAAGGTTTCGGGCGAACTGAGCGTGACATGGTTGCCGACCATGTACAAAAAAATCCGCTTCGGCACGCATGAAAATGTCGGCTGGGGCGAAATCCATCTTCCCGAAACGACAATGCACACGACCGGCTATTGGATTGAATTTCCCGAAAATGCCGGGGAAGAGGCCGGGCTTGGAGAAAAGGCGCTCGGCGAATCGTTGCACGCTTTGGCCAACACGTTGCGGCAGGTCGCGCCGGTGCAGGTGCTGTGCGACCTAACCGATATCCGCGCCCATGCGATGGTCCGCGCGCCCTTTTCCGGACGCCCGGCTGTTTACCTCTACGAGGGATATCCCGGCGGCGTCGGCATCAGCGACAAATTATTCACCCATCACGACCGCCTGCTCGATGCGGCGATATCCCTGCTCGCGGAATGCTCCTGCAAGGAAGGCTGTCCGAGTTGCGTGGGCACGGCGCTCGAAGTGGGCCGCCACGGCAAACGCGGGGCGCTCAAACTGGCGCATCTGGCCCGGGGCGAATGA